A genomic segment from Candidatus Jidaibacter acanthamoeba encodes:
- the mraY gene encoding phospho-N-acetylmuramoyl-pentapeptide-transferase, whose amino-acid sequence MLYYLANLLINYYPMLNVFKYLTFRSGGAIATALLVSFLLGNKIINWLKSIQEGGQPIRTDGPESHLITKKGTPTMGGVLIILSITFSVLLWADLSNPYIWVTLFITISYGVLGFLDDYLKIKYKNSKGVSGKIKLFWQFSLALIAGIMVSYIAEPQHVRLLTFPFFKHLVSDLGWFYFVFIAIVMTGASNAVNLTDGLDGLAIGPIMVVSACFALISYLAGNVNFANYLQIHYISHSGELAVFCAAMIGAGLGFLWYNAPPAQVFMGDVGSLSLGGAIGVISVITKHEIVLFITGGLFVIEAISVILQVGSFKLRGKRIFKMAPIHHHYEKLGWPETKIVMRFWIISIIFALIGLSTLKLR is encoded by the coding sequence ATGCTTTATTATCTTGCAAACTTACTTATAAATTACTATCCCATGTTAAATGTTTTTAAATATTTAACCTTTAGAAGCGGCGGAGCTATAGCTACGGCTTTATTAGTAAGTTTTTTATTAGGTAATAAAATTATAAACTGGCTGAAATCTATACAGGAAGGCGGCCAACCGATTCGAACCGATGGTCCGGAATCACATCTAATTACCAAAAAAGGAACACCCACTATGGGAGGGGTTCTAATTATTTTAAGTATTACTTTTTCAGTTTTATTATGGGCTGATCTTAGCAATCCTTATATTTGGGTAACGTTGTTCATCACTATTTCTTATGGAGTTCTTGGCTTTTTAGATGATTACCTAAAGATTAAATATAAAAACTCCAAAGGTGTTTCGGGGAAAATAAAATTATTTTGGCAATTTAGCTTAGCATTGATTGCAGGTATTATGGTTTCCTATATTGCTGAGCCTCAGCATGTACGCTTGCTGACTTTTCCGTTTTTTAAGCATCTTGTTTCGGACTTAGGATGGTTCTATTTTGTCTTTATTGCGATTGTAATGACGGGAGCTTCTAATGCGGTAAATTTGACCGATGGCTTGGATGGATTGGCAATAGGTCCGATAATGGTGGTTTCTGCATGTTTTGCACTTATCAGCTATTTAGCGGGGAACGTTAATTTTGCTAATTATCTCCAAATCCATTATATATCGCACTCCGGTGAGCTTGCAGTATTTTGTGCTGCAATGATAGGAGCAGGACTAGGGTTTTTATGGTATAATGCTCCTCCCGCTCAAGTATTCATGGGGGATGTAGGAAGCTTATCTTTGGGCGGAGCAATCGGGGTAATAAGTGTAATTACAAAACATGAGATAGTGCTATTTATTACGGGCGGGTTATTTGTTATTGAAGCTATCTCCGTAATTTTACAAGTCGGCTCTTTCAAACTTAGAGGTAAACGTATATTTAAAATGGCACCAATACATCATCATTATGAAAAATTAGGTTGGCCGGAAACAAAAATAGTTATGCGTTTTTGGATAATCTCTATAATTTTTGCTTTAATTGGTTTATCAACATTAAAACTTAGATAG
- a CDS encoding alpha/beta hydrolase: protein MTLEYLEYLSNKSPAPEQLVIMLHGYGSNASDLISLAPELAEYLPHAHFISPNAPHLFEGGGAAFQWFSLTQRDDEFMTKGARAAEKILNSFIDEQAAKFKLTPSQVVLLGFSQGTMMSLHTALRRETSVRAVLGYSGMLLSPHLLKNEIKSSPSIMLVHGAEDQVLPASMMTLAQHTLNDLNVECKTLLRQKLGHGIDMEGIISGGKFLQGMFSK, encoded by the coding sequence ATGACACTTGAATACTTGGAATATTTAAGCAATAAAAGTCCGGCTCCCGAGCAGTTAGTAATTATGCTGCATGGTTACGGATCCAATGCTTCCGATCTAATATCTCTTGCCCCTGAGCTTGCGGAATATTTACCCCATGCGCATTTTATCTCGCCTAATGCGCCCCATCTTTTTGAAGGAGGCGGGGCTGCTTTCCAGTGGTTTAGCTTAACTCAACGTGACGATGAGTTTATGACTAAGGGTGCAAGAGCAGCGGAAAAAATCTTGAACAGCTTTATAGATGAACAGGCTGCTAAATTTAAACTTACTCCTTCTCAGGTTGTATTATTAGGGTTTTCGCAAGGAACTATGATGTCTTTGCATACTGCATTAAGACGGGAGACATCGGTGAGAGCAGTACTGGGTTATTCAGGAATGCTACTCAGCCCGCATTTATTAAAAAATGAAATAAAATCCAGCCCGAGTATTATGTTAGTACATGGAGCGGAAGATCAAGTATTACCCGCCTCTATGATGACCTTAGCTCAGCATACGTTAAATGATTTAAATGTAGAGTGTAAAACTTTACTTAGGCAAAAGCTTGGCCATGGGATTGATATGGAAGGTATTATAAGTGGCGGCAAGTTCCTACAAGGTATGTTTTCAAAATAG
- a CDS encoding FtsW/RodA/SpoVE family cell cycle protein, producing MVERRGSGFFKRWWWAIDSVFLIFVLMVISIGAMLITTASPAVAERLGLSSFYFVKRQFIFLLLAVSLILLISTFSEKTIKRFSLFGFLIFLTLMVAVLFIGDEAKGAKRWITIQGFSLQPSEFIKPFFAVITGLILSERYTTSNLPGFTICSFLYLVIAILLILQPDIGMTISITAVTATQFFIAGLPIVWIIVTGGLTIFGAFGAYLFLPHVARRIDSFLNPKENENYQVEKSLEAYLNGGLFGKGPGEGTIKNVLPDSHTDFIFAVSGEELGAIFTSVIILLFFLIVLRGFLKIIKDNNLFYIYSTAGLLMYFALQSIFNIGVTLHLFPTKGMTLPFISYGGSSVLSFAIIIGISLSLTKKRYGSLLGLKKE from the coding sequence ATGGTTGAACGAAGGGGAAGTGGTTTTTTTAAAAGATGGTGGTGGGCGATTGACTCAGTCTTTCTTATATTCGTGCTGATGGTAATTTCCATTGGTGCTATGCTAATTACTACTGCAAGCCCGGCTGTGGCCGAGAGATTAGGCCTAAGCTCGTTTTATTTTGTAAAAAGGCAGTTTATTTTTTTATTGCTGGCAGTTAGCTTAATATTATTAATCTCGACCTTCTCGGAAAAAACTATAAAAAGATTTTCACTCTTTGGTTTCTTAATATTCCTTACTTTAATGGTAGCAGTATTATTTATCGGAGATGAAGCTAAAGGCGCGAAGAGATGGATAACAATCCAAGGGTTTTCCTTGCAGCCTTCAGAGTTTATAAAACCATTTTTTGCGGTAATAACCGGCTTAATACTATCTGAGCGCTATACCACATCCAATCTACCGGGCTTTACCATTTGTTCATTCCTCTACCTAGTGATTGCTATTCTTTTGATATTGCAACCTGATATAGGAATGACTATTTCGATCACGGCTGTAACGGCTACTCAATTTTTTATTGCTGGGCTTCCGATCGTTTGGATAATAGTAACGGGAGGGCTTACAATTTTCGGAGCATTTGGTGCTTATCTGTTTCTGCCTCACGTTGCACGTAGAATAGATAGTTTTTTAAACCCGAAAGAAAATGAGAATTATCAGGTGGAGAAATCGTTAGAAGCTTACCTAAACGGAGGGTTGTTCGGTAAAGGCCCCGGAGAGGGGACGATAAAGAATGTTTTACCGGACTCGCATACTGATTTTATTTTTGCAGTTTCAGGTGAAGAGTTAGGGGCTATATTCACTTCGGTAATAATTTTATTGTTTTTCCTGATTGTATTGCGTGGGTTCCTTAAAATTATAAAAGATAATAATTTGTTTTATATATATTCTACTGCAGGATTACTAATGTATTTTGCTTTACAGTCTATTTTTAATATCGGTGTTACATTGCATTTATTCCCGACTAAGGGAATGACGCTGCCGTTTATCAGTTATGGCGGTTCATCAGTGCTTTCTTTTGCCATAATTATAGGGATATCCCTAAGTTTAACTAAGAAACGTTACGGTTCACTGTTAGGATTAAAAAAAGAGTAA
- the murD gene encoding UDP-N-acetylmuramoyl-L-alanine--D-glutamate ligase, translating to MIPINKFRYQEVILLGLGRSGLPALHSLLCGKTKVIAIDDNLQNVNIGGLAGMLHQQAISERNLIVNPSIDQINFKNISAVIASPGIPLTYPKPHPIIEKAKQLNIPITSDIELLYETCTKSKYIAITGTNGKSTTTVLIGHILKYAKQVVQVGGNIGVGALQLEPLDSNGIYVLETSSFQLALLNKVKFDIAVFLNLTPDHLDRHRDFDSYKAAKLKIFENQKSDDYAIVSIDTLEMQKIFDYLAKYGKQKIIPLSIQKITENGVSIIDGVIYDNITPNVQKEFEIKELKRLPGEHNAQNIAAAYAAAKINGVKEEIIVEAIKSFKGLEHRIELVLEKGELKFINDSKGTNTDATQNALKAFNNIYWIAGGISKDQGIECLSHLFDRLKHVYLIGAAAPKFAEVFKKYNIPYTCAGTLKKSLELIKESNINSGVVLLSPACASLDQWKDYEQRGNSFKEIVKEMWND from the coding sequence ATGATTCCGATAAATAAATTTAGATATCAAGAAGTCATACTTCTGGGATTAGGACGTTCAGGACTTCCGGCATTGCATTCATTACTTTGCGGGAAAACCAAAGTTATAGCAATTGATGATAATTTACAGAATGTGAATATCGGCGGCTTAGCCGGAATGCTGCATCAACAGGCAATATCCGAAAGAAATTTAATAGTTAATCCCAGTATTGACCAAATCAATTTTAAAAATATCAGTGCTGTTATTGCAAGCCCGGGTATACCTTTAACTTACCCTAAACCCCATCCAATAATTGAAAAAGCTAAACAGCTGAATATACCGATCACTTCTGATATTGAATTATTATATGAGACTTGCACCAAGTCAAAATATATCGCAATAACCGGTACAAACGGTAAATCTACTACCACTGTCTTAATTGGACATATTTTGAAATATGCTAAGCAAGTTGTACAAGTAGGAGGCAATATCGGAGTTGGGGCATTGCAGTTAGAACCTCTAGACAGTAATGGAATATATGTACTGGAAACTTCTTCTTTTCAACTTGCTTTACTCAATAAAGTTAAATTTGATATTGCTGTATTTCTTAACCTCACTCCTGATCATTTGGATCGCCATAGGGATTTTGATTCTTATAAAGCAGCTAAGCTTAAAATTTTTGAAAATCAAAAATCTGATGATTATGCGATTGTTTCAATAGATACATTAGAAATGCAAAAAATATTCGATTACTTAGCTAAATACGGCAAACAAAAGATTATCCCCCTTTCAATACAAAAAATTACCGAGAATGGGGTAAGTATAATAGATGGTGTAATTTATGATAATATAACCCCTAATGTTCAAAAAGAATTTGAAATTAAAGAATTAAAAAGATTACCGGGAGAACATAATGCCCAAAATATTGCAGCAGCATATGCGGCGGCCAAAATTAACGGTGTTAAAGAGGAAATTATAGTAGAGGCAATAAAATCTTTTAAAGGCTTGGAACATAGAATTGAGTTAGTACTTGAAAAAGGAGAGCTTAAATTTATTAATGACAGCAAAGGCACCAATACCGATGCCACCCAAAATGCTCTTAAAGCTTTTAATAATATTTATTGGATTGCCGGCGGTATTTCCAAAGACCAAGGAATTGAATGTTTATCACATTTATTTGATAGGTTGAAACATGTATACTTAATAGGTGCTGCAGCCCCGAAATTTGCCGAGGTATTTAAAAAATATAATATACCTTATACATGTGCCGGCACTTTGAAAAAGTCTTTAGAATTGATTAAAGAGAGCAATATTAATTCCGGAGTAGTGTTACTCTCTCCGGCTTGCGCTTCATTGGATCAATGGAAAGATTATGAGCAAAGGGGTAATAGTTTTAAGGAAATAGTCAAGGAAATGTGGAATGACTAA